From a single Aquincola tertiaricarbonis genomic region:
- a CDS encoding acyl-CoA dehydrogenase family protein, translated as MGLFDTPELRAFRAEVRAFLAEHLDDELVQATRAGLHLPRETVARWQAALGRRGWGAPHWPASAGGPGWDEARRYIFEEETAFADAPLGDVLGLFLAGPMLIAEGSPAQRARYLPGILHGQEFWCQGFSEPNAGSDLASLKTTARLEGDEWVIDGQKTWLSGGHMADQMFLLARTEPLGRPQAGLSMFVVDMRLPGLSLQPILTIDEGHSVNALFIDGVRIPAANLVGQRGQGWTYAKDLLARERVNNAQAARTKRDIVALEQLARRLTDDAGRPLADDPRVRRRLASLTADFIALESAVLGVVAEQMAGREPGPAASTLKIRGSELQQRVTETAMGWLGRAGLLLQPGYGSGPLDEAATGWVERHLFRRVVTIYAGSNEIQKSIIAKSLLGM; from the coding sequence ATGGGCTTGTTCGACACCCCCGAGCTGCGTGCCTTCCGCGCCGAGGTGCGCGCCTTCCTGGCCGAGCACCTGGACGACGAGCTGGTGCAGGCCACGCGCGCCGGCCTGCACCTGCCGCGTGAAACCGTCGCCCGCTGGCAGGCCGCGCTCGGCCGCCGCGGCTGGGGCGCCCCGCATTGGCCGGCATCGGCCGGCGGCCCGGGCTGGGACGAAGCGCGCCGCTACATCTTCGAAGAAGAGACCGCGTTCGCCGATGCGCCGCTGGGCGACGTGCTGGGCCTGTTCCTGGCCGGCCCGATGCTGATCGCCGAAGGCAGCCCGGCGCAGCGGGCGCGCTACCTGCCGGGCATCCTGCATGGGCAGGAGTTCTGGTGCCAGGGCTTCTCCGAGCCCAATGCCGGCTCCGACCTCGCTTCGCTGAAAACCACCGCCCGGCTGGAGGGCGACGAGTGGGTGATCGACGGCCAGAAGACCTGGCTGTCGGGCGGCCACATGGCCGACCAGATGTTCCTGCTGGCCCGCACCGAGCCGCTGGGCCGCCCGCAGGCCGGGCTGTCGATGTTCGTGGTGGACATGCGCCTGCCGGGCCTGAGCCTGCAGCCCATCCTCACCATCGACGAAGGCCACAGCGTCAATGCGCTGTTCATCGATGGGGTGCGCATCCCGGCGGCCAACCTCGTGGGTCAGCGCGGGCAGGGCTGGACATATGCCAAGGACCTGCTGGCGCGCGAGCGGGTCAACAACGCCCAGGCCGCCCGCACCAAGCGCGACATCGTGGCGCTGGAGCAGCTGGCCCGCCGTCTGACCGACGACGCCGGCCGCCCATTGGCTGATGACCCGCGGGTGCGGCGGCGGCTGGCCTCGCTCACGGCCGACTTCATCGCGCTGGAGTCGGCGGTGCTGGGTGTGGTGGCCGAGCAGATGGCCGGCCGCGAGCCGGGGCCGGCCGCTTCCACGCTGAAGATCCGCGGCTCCGAGCTGCAGCAGCGCGTGACCGAAACCGCGATGGGTTGGCTGGGCCGGGCGGGCCTGCTGCTGCAGCCCGGCTACGGCAGCGGGCCCTTGGATGAGGCGGCCACTGGCTGGGTGGAACGGCACCTGTTCCGCCGCGTCGTGACCATCTACGCCGGCTCCAACGAGATCCAGAAATCCATCATCGCCAAGTCCTTGCTGGGAATGTGA
- a CDS encoding quinone oxidoreductase family protein, with amino-acid sequence MTTEALAVRIHAYGGPEQLRAESLVVPPPAAGEVQIRQHAVGINYLDTYHRRGVFPLPALPGALGVEAAGGLVAVGEGVAGWAVGDRVSYAARPIGSYATLRNLPATALLRLPPQVSYEQAAAVTLQGMTAHMLLKKVAPVGPAHTVLVHAAAGGLGSLLCQWAHRLGARVIGTVGSPDKAALALARGCDEVILYNEEPFTEGVRRLTHGAGVDVVFEGLGGEVFQQSLGVIKPFGHIVNLGQVAQGLPQVALADLGPARSLTVSVPGVFAYLQHHPDLAGAAAELFGLVAEGQLQVHIGGRYPLQQARVAHEALQGRGTTGSLILLP; translated from the coding sequence ATGACGACCGAAGCCCTGGCCGTGCGCATCCATGCCTACGGCGGACCCGAGCAACTGCGCGCCGAGTCGCTGGTCGTGCCGCCGCCGGCCGCGGGCGAGGTGCAGATCCGCCAGCATGCGGTGGGCATCAACTACCTCGACACCTACCACCGGCGCGGCGTGTTCCCGCTGCCGGCGCTGCCCGGCGCGCTGGGCGTGGAAGCCGCCGGCGGGCTGGTGGCGGTGGGCGAGGGCGTGGCCGGCTGGGCGGTGGGCGACCGGGTGAGCTACGCGGCCCGGCCCATCGGCAGCTACGCCACGCTGCGCAACCTGCCGGCCACCGCCTTGCTGCGCCTGCCGCCGCAGGTGAGCTACGAACAGGCCGCCGCCGTCACCCTGCAGGGCATGACGGCCCACATGCTGTTGAAGAAGGTGGCGCCGGTGGGGCCCGCCCACACGGTGCTGGTGCATGCCGCCGCCGGCGGCCTGGGCTCGCTGCTGTGCCAATGGGCGCACCGGCTGGGCGCCCGGGTCATCGGCACCGTGGGCTCGCCCGACAAGGCCGCGCTGGCGCTGGCGCGCGGTTGCGACGAAGTGATCCTCTACAACGAAGAGCCGTTCACCGAAGGCGTGCGGCGGCTGACGCACGGTGCCGGGGTGGACGTGGTGTTCGAGGGCCTGGGCGGCGAGGTGTTCCAGCAGTCGCTCGGCGTGATCAAGCCTTTCGGCCACATCGTCAACCTGGGCCAGGTGGCGCAGGGCCTGCCGCAGGTGGCGCTGGCCGACCTGGGGCCGGCGCGCTCGCTCACCGTGTCGGTCCCGGGCGTGTTCGCCTACCTGCAGCACCACCCCGACCTGGCCGGTGCGGCCGCCGAACTGTTCGGTCTGGTGGCCGAGGGGCAGCTGCAGGTGCACATCGGCGGCCGCTATCCGCTGCAGCAGGCCCGCGTCGCGCATGAGGCGCTGCAGGGCCGCGGCACCACCGGCTCCCTCATCCTCCTGCCCTGA
- a CDS encoding class I adenylate-forming enzyme family protein — protein MHATDALANELHGLTVPALLRRRAAQRRHHLALSAPSHSGHRDRLSYVQLVIRMEAMARSLHARGLRAGDRVALLLANTAAREGVLTALGCWALGAAVAPLNVRAADEELAHALQLVMPSMVVTTVESAARVAALHPAARCLLLDAAEDSADRWPDPQHSFDAPLPDLPAPRAEDLSCLLFTSGTTARAKAVMHCHRSQLFAGLAVGGGVGLAAEDTYQGAWPIFTSSVLNMACMAAWVHGAGVVLEENTLDNAGRLRLIETEGTSVYHGVTAPLHFMIDEYARGGYDLSRVRRLGYGGAVMPAEVIDKFSRHLPWVDQLHIWGMTETGPAGTYLPPWYLPRKAGCIGRPMPGCAVRVVDDEGRPVATGEVGEIVFAGPSAALGYLHNEEATAQAFVDGWVRTGDMGRLDDEGHLHFVDRKKDIINRGGLKIASAAVEEVLYRCPGVAEAAVVAVPHPGLGEDIAACVVPRAGTTLDLTALRAACARHLADYQVPRRWHVLAALPKNPMGKVLKRELRDAVLQLQPAELPPISSPTPGHSS, from the coding sequence ATGCACGCCACCGACGCATTGGCCAACGAGCTGCACGGGCTGACGGTGCCGGCGCTGCTGCGCCGCCGCGCCGCGCAGCGGCGCCACCACCTGGCGCTGTCGGCCCCTTCGCACAGCGGCCACCGCGACCGGCTGAGCTATGTGCAGCTGGTCATCCGCATGGAGGCGATGGCGCGCTCGCTGCATGCGCGTGGCCTGCGGGCCGGCGACCGGGTGGCCCTGCTGCTGGCCAACACCGCGGCGCGGGAAGGCGTGCTCACCGCGCTGGGCTGCTGGGCGCTGGGCGCGGCGGTGGCGCCGCTGAACGTGCGCGCCGCCGATGAAGAGCTGGCCCATGCGCTGCAGCTGGTGATGCCCAGCATGGTGGTCACCACCGTCGAATCGGCAGCGCGCGTGGCCGCGCTGCACCCCGCGGCGCGATGCCTGCTGCTGGACGCGGCCGAAGACAGTGCCGACCGCTGGCCCGACCCGCAGCACAGCTTCGATGCGCCGCTGCCCGATCTGCCCGCGCCGCGGGCTGAAGACCTGAGCTGCCTGCTGTTCACCTCCGGCACCACCGCACGGGCCAAGGCGGTCATGCACTGCCACCGCAGCCAGCTGTTCGCCGGCCTGGCGGTGGGCGGCGGCGTGGGCCTGGCGGCTGAAGACACCTACCAGGGTGCCTGGCCCATCTTCACCAGCAGCGTGCTCAACATGGCGTGCATGGCGGCCTGGGTGCACGGGGCCGGCGTGGTGCTGGAAGAAAACACGCTGGACAACGCCGGGCGGCTGCGGCTGATCGAGACCGAAGGCACCAGCGTGTACCACGGCGTCACCGCGCCGCTGCACTTCATGATCGACGAGTACGCCCGCGGCGGCTACGACCTCTCGCGCGTGCGGCGGCTGGGGTATGGCGGCGCGGTGATGCCGGCCGAGGTGATCGACAAGTTCAGCCGCCACCTGCCCTGGGTGGACCAGCTGCACATCTGGGGCATGACCGAGACCGGCCCCGCCGGCACCTACCTGCCGCCCTGGTACCTGCCGCGCAAGGCCGGCTGCATCGGCCGCCCCATGCCCGGCTGCGCGGTGCGCGTGGTGGACGACGAAGGCCGACCGGTGGCCACGGGCGAGGTGGGTGAGATCGTGTTCGCCGGCCCCAGCGCCGCGCTGGGCTACCTGCACAACGAAGAAGCCACCGCCCAAGCCTTCGTCGATGGCTGGGTGCGCACCGGCGACATGGGCCGGCTGGACGACGAGGGCCACCTGCATTTCGTCGACCGCAAGAAGGACATCATCAACCGCGGCGGCCTCAAGATCGCCAGCGCCGCGGTGGAAGAAGTGCTGTACCGCTGCCCCGGCGTGGCCGAGGCGGCGGTGGTGGCGGTGCCGCACCCGGGCCTGGGCGAAGACATCGCTGCCTGCGTGGTTCCCCGGGCCGGCACCACGCTCGACCTGACCGCGCTGCGCGCCGCCTGCGCCCGCCACCTGGCCGATTACCAGGTGCCCCGCCGCTGGCATGTGCTGGCCGCGCTGCCCAAGAACCCCATGGGCAAGGTGCTCAAGCGCGAACTGCGCGATGCCGTGCTGCAGCTGCAGCCGGCCGAGCTGCCGCCCATTTCCAGCCCTACCCCGGGACACAGCTCATGA
- a CDS encoding SDR family NAD(P)-dependent oxidoreductase: MTTSSSLPLAVVTGGGTGLGLATGIELRARGYRVLALGLDTEPELEGSGIDFRRLDITDAAAVQAVAAQEPQVAVLVNAAGVILREGREFTIDGFRQVVDINLNGTQLACLAFHEALARQRGAVVNFASMWSYFGSAFNPGYTASKGAVVALTRSLAVAFAPQHIRVNAIAPGWIRTRMAAPVMADPQRSAAVLQRLPAGEMGEPSDIAKAAAFLVSTDARYITGVTLPVDGGYSIA; the protein is encoded by the coding sequence ATGACGACCTCATCCTCCCTTCCCCTGGCCGTGGTCACCGGTGGCGGCACCGGCCTGGGCCTGGCCACCGGCATCGAGCTGCGGGCCCGCGGCTACCGCGTGCTGGCGCTGGGCCTGGACACCGAGCCCGAGCTCGAAGGCAGCGGCATCGACTTCCGCCGCCTGGACATCACCGACGCTGCCGCGGTGCAGGCGGTGGCGGCGCAAGAGCCGCAGGTGGCGGTGCTGGTCAATGCCGCCGGCGTGATCCTGCGCGAAGGCCGCGAGTTCACCATCGACGGCTTCCGGCAGGTGGTGGACATCAACCTCAACGGCACGCAGCTGGCGTGCCTCGCCTTCCACGAGGCCCTGGCCCGCCAGCGTGGCGCGGTCGTCAACTTCGCGTCGATGTGGAGCTATTTCGGCTCGGCCTTCAACCCCGGCTACACCGCCAGCAAGGGCGCGGTGGTGGCGCTCACCCGTTCGCTGGCGGTGGCTTTTGCGCCGCAGCACATCCGCGTCAATGCCATCGCACCGGGCTGGATCCGCACCCGCATGGCCGCGCCGGTGATGGCCGACCCGCAGCGCAGCGCTGCCGTGCTGCAGCGCCTGCCGGCCGGCGAGATGGGCGAGCCGTCGGACATCGCCAAGGCGGCGGCCTTCCTGGTGTCTACGGACGCCCGCTACATCACCGGCGTCACGCTGCCGGTGGATGGCGGCTACAGCATCGCATGA
- a CDS encoding glycerol dehydrogenase, with the protein MGLQRLPEGLRAFGAAHRYYQGPGALAIAGEVARSLGQQALLVCDHVVQAMLQPALGQACEAAGVTLRTVIAEGEVTHPTVDACLAEVRATGPAPQLVVAAGGGKGVDTGKAVARALGTPLVVVATAASNDGPCSKNFVFYDEAHRMLSVEHLPRNPDAVIVDTRLLARAPKVLLLSGIGDALAKLYEGEQCRRSGARNAFGGTSTLAAAELARACDRVIRADALAALRAAGRGEPDDAFERLTEALVLLSGLAFENSGLSLAHAMTRGLPRAPGVDRALHGLQVAYALLVQWLLEERSAGFIDEQLAFYRAVGLPTHLRALGAADVDDALLQQIADGTMTAPHVPNFQRPLNASDFVAAMRSLEHLAA; encoded by the coding sequence ATGGGCCTGCAACGTCTGCCCGAGGGGCTGCGCGCCTTTGGCGCCGCCCACCGCTACTACCAGGGCCCCGGTGCGCTGGCCATTGCCGGCGAGGTGGCCCGCAGCCTGGGCCAGCAGGCCCTGCTGGTGTGCGACCACGTGGTGCAGGCCATGCTGCAGCCGGCCTTGGGCCAGGCCTGCGAGGCCGCCGGCGTGACCCTGCGCACCGTGATCGCCGAAGGCGAGGTCACGCACCCCACCGTCGATGCCTGCCTGGCCGAGGTGCGAGCCACCGGGCCGGCGCCGCAGCTGGTCGTCGCTGCCGGCGGCGGCAAGGGCGTGGACACCGGCAAGGCCGTGGCCCGTGCGCTGGGCACGCCGCTGGTGGTGGTGGCCACGGCCGCCTCCAACGACGGGCCGTGCAGCAAGAACTTCGTCTTCTACGACGAGGCGCACCGCATGCTGTCGGTGGAGCACCTGCCGCGCAACCCCGATGCGGTGATCGTCGACACCCGGCTGCTGGCGCGGGCGCCGAAGGTGCTGCTGCTGTCGGGCATCGGCGATGCGCTGGCCAAGCTGTACGAAGGTGAGCAGTGCCGCCGCAGCGGTGCCCGCAATGCCTTCGGCGGCACGTCCACGCTGGCGGCAGCCGAGCTGGCCCGGGCCTGTGACCGCGTGATCCGCGCCGATGCGCTGGCCGCGCTACGGGCCGCCGGCCGCGGCGAGCCCGACGATGCTTTCGAGCGCCTGACCGAAGCGCTGGTGCTGCTCAGCGGCCTGGCCTTCGAGAACTCGGGCCTGTCGCTGGCGCATGCAATGACCCGCGGCCTGCCGCGCGCTCCGGGCGTGGACCGGGCGCTGCACGGCCTGCAGGTGGCTTATGCGCTGCTGGTGCAGTGGCTGCTGGAAGAACGCAGCGCCGGCTTCATCGACGAGCAACTGGCCTTCTACCGCGCGGTCGGCCTGCCGACCCACCTGCGCGCCCTGGGCGCCGCGGACGTGGACGACGCGCTGCTGCAGCAGATTGCCGACGGGACCATGACCGCGCCCCACGTGCCCAACTTCCAGCGGCCGCTGAACGCCTCTGACTTCGTGGCCGCGATGCGTTCGCTCGAACACTTGGCAGCCTGA
- a CDS encoding transketolase family protein — protein sequence MADTLTASTPTAGRTLGMGESQAVVGRPSQFAPFSQGLLRAAEMHPELVVLTADLGKYTDVHDFRREHPERFFNVGMAEQALVMVAAGLSKVGKVAYCTTYGTFASRRAYDFIAIACAHSHENVKVFAGNPGLASGYGGTHQAIEDLALMRSIPNLTVMDPADATEMAQIAEMAAGLPGTLYCRLLRAHVPVVFDPTTHRVQVGRGHVVGQGGRIGFVSTGVMTERCLDAKAHFDTLGHPAAVFHTATLKPFDTEGLLRFAATVDRLVVAENHVAMGGLASLVVDALYEAGVHKPLLKIAIPDQFIECGSQAFLYDRYGLSTARICQRVSAWIGA from the coding sequence ATGGCTGATACCCTGACCGCATCAACACCCACCGCCGGCCGCACGCTGGGCATGGGCGAATCGCAGGCCGTGGTCGGCCGGCCCTCGCAGTTCGCGCCCTTCTCGCAAGGGCTGCTGCGCGCCGCCGAGATGCACCCCGAGCTGGTGGTGCTGACGGCCGACCTGGGCAAGTACACCGACGTGCACGACTTCCGGCGCGAGCACCCCGAGCGCTTCTTCAACGTCGGCATGGCCGAGCAGGCGCTGGTGATGGTGGCGGCCGGCCTGTCCAAGGTGGGCAAGGTGGCCTACTGCACCACCTACGGCACCTTCGCCAGCCGGCGGGCCTACGACTTCATCGCCATTGCCTGTGCCCACAGCCACGAGAACGTGAAGGTGTTCGCCGGCAACCCGGGCCTGGCCTCGGGCTACGGCGGCACCCACCAGGCCATCGAAGACCTGGCGCTGATGCGCTCCATCCCCAACCTCACGGTGATGGACCCTGCCGACGCCACCGAGATGGCGCAGATCGCCGAGATGGCGGCCGGCCTGCCCGGCACGCTGTACTGCCGGTTGCTGCGCGCCCATGTGCCGGTGGTGTTCGACCCCACCACGCACCGGGTGCAGGTGGGCCGCGGCCACGTGGTGGGGCAGGGCGGTCGCATCGGCTTCGTCTCCACCGGCGTGATGACCGAGCGCTGCCTGGATGCCAAGGCGCACTTCGATACGCTGGGCCATCCGGCCGCGGTGTTCCACACCGCCACGCTCAAGCCCTTCGACACCGAAGGCCTGCTGCGCTTCGCCGCCACGGTCGACCGCCTGGTGGTGGCCGAGAACCACGTGGCCATGGGCGGGCTGGCCAGCCTGGTGGTGGATGCGCTGTACGAAGCGGGCGTGCACAAGCCGCTGCTCAAGATCGCCATCCCCGACCAGTTCATCGAATGCGGCTCGCAGGCCTTCCTGTATGACCGCTACGGCCTCAGCACCGCGCGCATCTGCCAGCGGGTGTCGGCCTGGATCGGGGCCTGA
- a CDS encoding transketolase, translated as MDMTSGSSQATLASLRERALRLRRHMVTQARGKGQGYLGQGLGMADFLAVLYFHELAPQDVDFSRRDRQRFYLSTGHYSIALWAVLAELGVIGLDDLASYGADGSPLEMSTMEGRLPGIEMTGGSLGHGLGIAVGAALGYRLDGRRAAIHVEISDGELQEGSTWEAASAGGAFGLDNLVCWIDCNGIQADGPLVVPVDPVTERFQAFGWDTHEVDGNDLSQLLTAFAWARERRGRPKAVVLRTKPGKGVPRLEQRDRAHFIRIDEQEWDAVAQELEANHG; from the coding sequence ATGGACATGACATCCGGCAGCAGCCAGGCCACGCTGGCCTCACTGCGCGAGCGGGCGCTGCGGCTGCGGCGCCACATGGTCACGCAGGCGCGTGGCAAGGGGCAGGGCTACCTGGGCCAGGGCCTGGGCATGGCCGACTTCCTGGCGGTGCTGTACTTCCATGAGCTGGCGCCGCAGGACGTGGACTTCTCGCGCCGCGACCGCCAGCGCTTCTACCTGTCCACCGGCCACTACTCCATCGCGCTGTGGGCGGTGCTGGCGGAGCTGGGCGTCATCGGCCTGGACGACCTGGCCAGCTACGGCGCCGATGGCAGCCCGCTGGAGATGAGCACGATGGAAGGCCGCCTGCCCGGCATCGAGATGACCGGCGGCTCGCTGGGCCATGGCCTGGGCATCGCGGTGGGCGCCGCGCTGGGCTACCGGCTGGACGGCCGCCGCGCCGCCATCCATGTGGAGATCTCCGACGGCGAGTTGCAGGAAGGCTCGACCTGGGAAGCGGCCAGCGCCGGCGGCGCTTTCGGGCTCGACAACCTGGTGTGCTGGATCGACTGCAACGGCATCCAGGCCGATGGCCCGCTGGTGGTGCCGGTGGACCCGGTGACCGAGCGCTTCCAGGCCTTCGGCTGGGACACGCACGAGGTGGACGGCAACGACCTGTCGCAGCTGCTCACCGCTTTTGCCTGGGCGCGCGAACGGCGCGGCCGGCCCAAGGCGGTGGTGCTGCGCACCAAACCCGGCAAGGGCGTGCCGCGGCTGGAGCAGCGCGACCGCGCGCACTTCATCCGCATCGACGAACAGGAATGGGATGCGGTGGCGCAGGAGCTGGAGGCGAACCATGGCTGA
- a CDS encoding ABC transporter ATP-binding protein — protein sequence MSTPLLEVSGLQAGYGDVTVLRGIDLTVDRGQMVALIGANGAGKTTLLRSLSGLVRATGGQARLDGVALQGLAPHRIVEAGFVQSPEGKQLFTDMSVQENLMVGAHNARARALRQQTLAEVFDIFPILAERRSQRAGTLSGGQQQMVAVGRALMAKPQLLALDEPSLGLAPIMADRLFESIGRIRALGISVLVIEQNVFKVLQMADRGYVMENGVIEMSGTGSELLRNERLRSSYLGL from the coding sequence ATGTCAACGCCGCTGCTTGAGGTGTCCGGCCTGCAGGCCGGCTATGGCGACGTGACGGTGCTGCGCGGCATCGACCTCACGGTGGACCGCGGCCAGATGGTGGCGCTGATCGGTGCCAACGGCGCCGGCAAGACCACGCTGCTGCGCAGCCTCTCGGGCCTGGTGCGGGCCACCGGCGGTCAGGCGCGGCTGGACGGCGTGGCGCTGCAGGGCCTGGCGCCGCACCGCATCGTGGAAGCGGGCTTCGTGCAGTCGCCCGAGGGAAAGCAGCTGTTCACCGACATGTCGGTGCAGGAGAACCTGATGGTGGGCGCGCACAACGCCCGCGCCCGGGCGCTGCGCCAGCAGACGCTGGCCGAGGTGTTCGACATCTTCCCCATCCTGGCCGAGCGGCGCAGCCAGCGCGCCGGCACCTTGTCGGGCGGCCAGCAGCAGATGGTGGCGGTGGGCCGGGCGCTGATGGCCAAGCCGCAGCTGCTGGCGCTGGACGAGCCCTCGCTGGGGCTGGCGCCCATCATGGCCGACCGCCTGTTCGAGTCGATCGGCCGCATCCGGGCGCTGGGCATCTCGGTGCTGGTGATCGAGCAGAACGTCTTCAAGGTGCTGCAGATGGCCGACCGCGGCTACGTGATGGAGAACGGCGTCATCGAGATGTCGGGCACCGGCAGCGAACTGCTGCGCAATGAACGGCTGCGCAGCAGCTACCTCGGCTTGTGA
- a CDS encoding ABC transporter ATP-binding protein: MSTDVLLSVEAISKRYGGLQAVKDLSFDLRRGEILGLLGPNGAGKTTAFNMIAGYVRTDAGRIVFEGRDIAGAKPWAVCAAGIARTFQLSRPFGGMTVRENLVVGHLEKTRDRAASLRMADELIDFLGLQALADTDAELLTAFDRRKVELGRALSTKPTLLLMDEVVAGATPQEAQTMVGLVKRVRDRGVTVLIIEHVMKVIMGLSDRVIVMHHGQLIANGQPQAVVREPHVLKAYFGDDYVNAAA; the protein is encoded by the coding sequence ATGAGCACCGACGTGCTGCTGTCCGTGGAGGCCATCTCCAAGCGCTACGGCGGCCTGCAGGCCGTCAAGGACCTGAGCTTCGACCTGCGCCGCGGCGAGATCCTGGGCCTGCTGGGCCCCAACGGCGCGGGCAAGACCACCGCCTTCAACATGATCGCCGGCTACGTGCGCACCGACGCAGGACGCATCGTGTTCGAGGGCCGGGACATCGCCGGCGCCAAGCCCTGGGCGGTGTGCGCCGCCGGCATCGCCCGCACCTTCCAGCTGTCGCGGCCCTTCGGCGGCATGACGGTGCGCGAGAACCTGGTGGTGGGCCATCTGGAGAAGACCCGCGACCGCGCCGCCAGCCTGCGCATGGCCGACGAGCTGATCGACTTCCTGGGCCTGCAGGCGCTGGCCGACACCGATGCCGAGCTGCTGACCGCCTTCGACCGCCGCAAGGTGGAGCTGGGCCGCGCGCTCTCGACGAAGCCCACGCTGCTGCTGATGGACGAGGTGGTGGCCGGCGCCACGCCGCAGGAGGCGCAAACCATGGTGGGCCTGGTCAAGCGGGTGCGCGACCGCGGCGTCACGGTGCTGATCATCGAGCACGTGATGAAGGTGATCATGGGCCTGTCCGACCGGGTCATCGTGATGCACCACGGCCAGCTCATCGCCAACGGCCAGCCGCAAGCCGTGGTGCGCGAGCCGCATGTGCTCAAGGCCTACTTCGGAGACGACTATGTCAACGCCGCTGCTTGA
- a CDS encoding branched-chain amino acid ABC transporter permease, producing the protein MNTTTLQTGAPALAAPQRTSGTRAMVAGAAVLAAALLLPLLVRNDYWLHSVIMVLYFAYLASAWNLVCGYVGQVSFGHSVFSGVGGYISVTLLTHAGMSPWLGMLVGALAAAALAVAIGYPTMRLKGPYFALTTIAVAEIIRIWFENTDVVFGIAIKGSQGLTVPLVGTSWAAMQFESKVPYYYIMLAMLLLVMGLTAWMERSRLGVCLKAIRGDRDAAESLGINPTRYYLAAFALSAFMTALGGTFYAQFIRFINPERNMGVELSIDMALMSIIGGQGTVLGPVIGAFFLTPVSEVLRSELGGQLVGLHLVIYGLVLILAVLYLPKGLLAPLSRWARRLLGGAPR; encoded by the coding sequence ATGAACACCACCACCCTCCAAACCGGCGCGCCGGCCCTGGCCGCGCCGCAGCGCACCAGCGGCACCCGGGCCATGGTGGCCGGCGCCGCCGTGCTGGCCGCGGCCCTGCTGCTGCCGCTGCTGGTGCGCAACGACTACTGGCTGCACTCGGTGATCATGGTGCTGTACTTCGCCTACCTGGCCAGCGCCTGGAACCTGGTGTGCGGCTACGTGGGCCAGGTGTCCTTCGGCCACTCGGTGTTCAGCGGCGTCGGCGGCTACATCTCGGTCACGCTGCTCACGCATGCCGGCATGTCGCCCTGGCTGGGCATGCTGGTGGGCGCGCTGGCGGCCGCGGCGCTGGCGGTGGCCATCGGCTACCCCACCATGCGGCTCAAGGGCCCGTACTTCGCGCTCACCACCATCGCGGTGGCCGAGATCATCCGCATCTGGTTCGAGAACACCGACGTGGTGTTCGGCATCGCCATCAAAGGATCGCAAGGGCTGACGGTGCCGCTGGTGGGCACCAGCTGGGCGGCCATGCAGTTCGAAAGCAAGGTGCCCTACTACTACATCATGCTGGCGATGCTGCTGCTGGTGATGGGCCTGACCGCCTGGATGGAGCGCAGCCGGCTGGGCGTGTGCCTCAAGGCCATCCGCGGCGACCGCGACGCCGCCGAGTCGCTGGGCATCAACCCCACGCGCTACTACCTGGCGGCCTTTGCGCTCAGCGCCTTCATGACGGCGCTGGGCGGCACCTTCTACGCGCAGTTCATCCGCTTCATCAATCCGGAGCGCAACATGGGGGTGGAGCTGTCCATCGACATGGCGCTGATGAGCATCATCGGCGGCCAGGGCACGGTGCTGGGGCCGGTGATCGGCGCCTTCTTCCTTACCCCGGTGTCGGAAGTGCTGCGCAGCGAGCTGGGCGGCCAGCTGGTGGGCCTGCACCTGGTGATCTACGGCCTGGTGCTCATTCTGGCGGTGCTGTACCTGCCCAAGGGCCTGCTGGCGCCGCTGTCGCGCTGGGCCCGCCGTCTGCTGGGAGGGGCGCCGCGATGA